In Pseudoalteromonas piratica, the genomic stretch ATGGAAAATCAAGCTGATATGGTGACACCGCTTAAGTCAATAGCTGATGCAGGGTACAGCGTTTTAATCGATGACTTTGGCACAGGTTATAGTTCATTGTCGCGGTTAAAAGCATTACCTATTAATGGTCTAAAAATAGATCGCGCATTTATTAACGATCTCACATCAGATGCAGGACTTCAGATAGTAAAAGCAATTTGTGCCATCGCAAAATCGCTTAACTTAAAAATTGTTGCTGAAGGCGTTGAAAACTTCTCACAAATGCGAAAAATGGAAGAACTTCTCGTTGATAACGTTCAAGGCTATTTGTTTAGTAAACCACTAAATGAGAAAGAGGTAATGGCGTTAGTTAAAAGGCACGCTTTGCGAAATACTGCTTAAAGTAATTAGAAATGCAATATTGCAGGAATTGGTAAAATATCGGATAGGCTAAAAGCTGAGCACTCACTATGGGGTATCTAATTGCTCAGCTTTAAATGTCAGCTCAAATTACAGACTAACTTGATATCAGGGAATCGTATTTTAAAAACGATTTGTACATGGAACATCAAAGCGATTAGTTACTACAGTCTTTAGTGTTTAACATTTTAGCTTGATTATAGGTTTCCCAAGCACCAATCGTGATAAAACAATAACAAAGTAATTCTAATCCTTCTTGGATAATTGTTTTAACCACAAAGGCATCTTGGCTAACAACATCACGCCAAAAGCTGCCTGTACCAAAAATACGACTGAAAATAATTAAAACAACTACGCCGACAATAACTTTACTCATAGCGGGTAATTTAAGTAGGTTGATAAATTCTTGTATAGCCTTTTTGCGCTTTCTAAAAAATAAAAACAGCACAGTGAGCGAAGATATTAAAGCGGGATATAACCAAAAGCCATGGCTTATTTTATCAAACCAAAAATCACATTCACGAATAAATAATGCAGTGAAAAAACCAAACACTAATAAACTACCAGAACCCACATTTCTCACTTTAATCGTTTTAAAAAATAAAATATTAATGCAGATAAGAGCAAGGCCTTGTAGTGTTTCCGTTATTGATAATTCAGGAATGCCTTGCAATAAATAATAATCTAAACGAACGCTAAGATTAACAATAAGGCACATTGAGACGACAACAAGAATATAAACTAAATTCCATTTTATAACAGATTTAGCAGCATGCTGAGACGAAAAAGTTGAGAGGGTATTCACAAAAAGCGTTCCTGCCATAAGTACATTTGGGCAGTGTAGGTTTCGAAATGTTAGAGGTAAATATTTCTTCTGTAATACTTCGTCTAAAAGTGTAAGTGACTGTAAGAAAAGGTTAAACGAACGTTAATAATGTAGCAAACAAAACCTGTTTACTACATTAATCTAACTTTAGCAGTGATTAAGCCAAAGTGCGGCTAAATAGTGATACCGCTTGTTGATACATTAGTAATGCTAAAGCAGGGTCATAGCGTTCACCCTCATCTCGCATAAATGCGTGTTGGGCATTGACTTCTTGCCATTGAAAATTGATACCACTTTGCTGACAAGCTTGATATATTTTTACTCTTCCTTCAACAGGCACGTGTGGGTCCTGTTTACCAAAAATGAAATGAATTTCACCTTTGATGTTATTGATGTTTTCTAGCGAATTATTGCCTTTATTTGCAGGCAGTGTATCGCTGTGAATATCAGTTGGATATAAGCAAAATGCGGAATTTATATTGGGGTTTAATGCTGCACGGTAAGCTAGGTGCCCACCAATGCAAACACCTATTGCCCCAACATTACCATTACAACCTTCGAGGTCTTTAGCAAATTTAATGAGGGCATCGGTATCACTATCATGGGCTTCAAGAGGTTTAGTCCACTTATCGTTATTGCCTTTCTCTTTACCTGCATCATCATAGCCAAGTACGGTACCAATTGGATTAAGCTCATGAAATACTTCAGGTACTAATACATGAAAACCATGGCCAGCTAATATTTTTGCAGAGCGTGCAATGGGCGCGGTTTGTTGAAAAATTTCTGAATAAAAAATTAAGCAAGGGTAATTGCCAGGTTCGATTGGAGAATAACGATAGGTACGCATAGTACCTGTTGCTGTTTCTAAATCATGTTGATGCTGTGAAATAATCATAAGGTTTACTAAAAAATGAAAAAATTGGGTAATTTTAAAATCTATAAAGGGGAATTGCATATGAAATATATTAATATCACGTAGCACGCATTAGCTTTATTGTAGCTAGCATGGTGAAATAATAATTACGATTTTAATCAATACAATCAACGAACAGGCTTTTCGAGTTCGCTAAAGCCATCATAAAGTGTATCGATTTTACTTTGCAGAAGCGTTTGAGCGTCATACAGACCCTGATTATAAAAAGATGCAGCAATTTCTTTTGCAATAAAATCCAGTAAAAAGTCAGCATCGAATTGGCCAAGTTCAATCTCTAGCTCATTTTCAAAATAGTTTTGCAGTTTTTCAATGCACAGCTGCTTATCGTGATCGTTTAGTTTGATTGTCATGTAATGTCGTTGGAAATAGATTCGTTGGCTCTATAGTAATACATTACATAAACTACTTTGCAATGTGGATTTTATTTTTTAACGAATAAACGTCGTATTTCATCGCAAAGTGATGTCTATCAAATT encodes the following:
- a CDS encoding DUF2164 domain-containing protein; the encoded protein is MTIKLNDHDKQLCIEKLQNYFENELEIELGQFDADFLLDFIAKEIAASFYNQGLYDAQTLLQSKIDTLYDGFSELEKPVR
- a CDS encoding dienelactone hydrolase family protein; amino-acid sequence: MIISQHQHDLETATGTMRTYRYSPIEPGNYPCLIFYSEIFQQTAPIARSAKILAGHGFHVLVPEVFHELNPIGTVLGYDDAGKEKGNNDKWTKPLEAHDSDTDALIKFAKDLEGCNGNVGAIGVCIGGHLAYRAALNPNINSAFCLYPTDIHSDTLPANKGNNSLENINNIKGEIHFIFGKQDPHVPVEGRVKIYQACQQSGINFQWQEVNAQHAFMRDEGERYDPALALLMYQQAVSLFSRTLA